From the genome of Papaver somniferum cultivar HN1 chromosome 2, ASM357369v1, whole genome shotgun sequence, one region includes:
- the LOC113353252 gene encoding germin-like protein subfamily 1 member 13, producing the protein MKSSMGSLLVVLLFALVCSLANATDPGSLQDFCVAAKNPNAAVFVNGLFCKDPKLAVPEDFYLEGFNKRGEIESPVGSLVTPANVAQIAGLNTLGISMVRIDYALYGLNPPHTHPRATEILVVLEGTLEVGFVTSNTPDGNKLFKKLLYKGDVFVFPIGLIHFQYNVGKTPAVAIAALSSQNPGVITIANAVFGSKAPINDDILAKAFQVDKKVVDYLQSQFWMDN; encoded by the exons atgaaaagctCAATGGGTTCTCTCCTTGTAGTCTTACTCTTTGCTTTGGTTTGTTCCCTTGCCAATGCTACTGATCCAGGATCCCTACAAGACTTTTGTGTTGCTGCTAAAAATCCCAACGCAGCTG TGTTTGTGAACGGATTATTCTGCAAAGATCCAAAACTTGCTGTGCCAGAAGACTTCTACCTTGAAGGATTTAATAAACGCGGTGAAATTGAGAGTCCAGTAGGGTCCCTTGTCACACCGGCTAATGTTGCTCAAATTGCTGGACTTAATACTCTTGGTATCTCCATGGTCCGTATCGATTATGCACTATATGGCCTTAACCCACCGCATACACACCCAAGAGCCACTGAGATTCTAGTCGTTTTGGAAGGTACTCTTGAGGTCGGATTTGTCACTTCTAACACTCCGGACGGCAACAAACTCTTCAAAAAGTTGCTTTATAAGGGAGATGTGTTTGTATTCCCCATCGGACTCATTCATTTTCAATATAATGTTGGGAAAACCCCAGCAGTTGCTATTGCTGCTTTAAGCAGCCAAAACCCTGGCGTGATCACAATTGCTAATGCAGTTTTCGGATCAAAAGCACCAAttaatgatgatattcttgccaAAGCTTTCCAAGTTGACAAGAAAGTGGTTGATTATCTTCAGTCTCAGTTTTGGATGGACAACTAG